A window from Psychrobium sp. MM17-31 encodes these proteins:
- a CDS encoding paraquat-inducible protein A — protein sequence MKDYCRQSAASQGLANCHSCSLVSPVELGTCPRCQTELHLRKPNNLQVTLAYLVTALLLYIPANLWPMMVTEKLGQVEHNTIVGGIIVLWKDGSEPIAIVVFVASVLVPIIKFIILFLLCFSVYFSGMLCPAKRLKLYRMTELIGRWSMVDIFVVAILVALIQLDHLLNVQPGTGTIAFAGSVILTMIAAKSFDPRVLWDDYDRKCQQ from the coding sequence ATGAAAGATTATTGTCGTCAATCGGCAGCTAGCCAAGGCTTAGCAAATTGTCACTCATGCAGTTTGGTCTCGCCCGTTGAACTGGGAACTTGCCCCCGTTGTCAAACCGAATTGCATTTGCGTAAGCCCAATAATTTACAGGTGACTTTGGCGTATTTAGTTACGGCATTACTACTATATATTCCAGCAAATTTGTGGCCGATGATGGTGACTGAGAAGCTAGGGCAAGTTGAGCACAATACAATAGTTGGTGGCATTATTGTGCTGTGGAAAGACGGTTCTGAGCCCATTGCTATTGTGGTCTTTGTCGCCAGTGTATTAGTACCGATAATTAAATTTATCATTTTGTTTCTGTTGTGTTTTTCGGTATATTTCTCTGGCATGCTTTGCCCTGCTAAACGATTAAAGTTGTATCGAATGACTGAGCTAATCGGACGCTGGTCGATGGTGGATATTTTTGTTGTAGCAATTTTAGTTGCTTTAATACAGCTCGATCACTTACTCAATGTACAGCCGGGCACGGGGACCATTGCCTTTGCGGGCTCGGTAATATTAACCATGATAGCCGCCAAATCTTTCGACCCACGTGTATTGTGGGATGATTACGATAGAAAATGCCAACAATAG
- a CDS encoding paraquat-inducible protein A, with translation MSSEQVIACHHCDLLMAPPQVKEGECALCPRCNHKITRLHHSNINQLFSFAITGLILLFLTTQFSLMTFNLGGNVSQIDLWQSAINMYFDDYKVLAVLVLFFIFVLPALILLLIVLFIGSVKTGIGCWAQTSMLRLIFVMMPWAMVEVFLVGILVSLVKLVTIAQMDLGWSFWAYAVFCFCYAKVLSLVDRYQFWHWIDEAHR, from the coding sequence ATGTCTTCAGAACAAGTTATCGCTTGTCACCACTGTGATTTATTAATGGCGCCTCCTCAAGTTAAAGAAGGAGAGTGCGCGCTGTGTCCTCGTTGCAATCATAAGATCACCCGTCTTCATCACAGTAATATTAATCAGTTGTTTTCCTTTGCAATTACGGGACTCATTCTACTATTTTTGACTACCCAGTTTAGCTTGATGACTTTTAACCTCGGTGGCAATGTCAGTCAGATTGATTTATGGCAAAGCGCCATAAATATGTATTTTGACGACTACAAAGTGCTGGCCGTTTTAGTATTGTTTTTTATCTTCGTTCTTCCTGCGCTTATTTTGCTGCTGATTGTGTTATTTATCGGCTCGGTGAAAACGGGCATTGGCTGCTGGGCGCAAACATCGATGTTGAGATTGATTTTTGTGATGATGCCGTGGGCGATGGTAGAAGTGTTTTTAGTGGGCATTTTGGTTAGCTTGGTTAAGTTGGTGACCATTGCGCAAATGGATTTAGGCTGGTCGTTTTGGGCCTATGCAGTGTTTTGTTTTTGTTATGCCAAGGTCCTTAGTTTGGTAGACCGCTATCAATTTTGGCATTGGATAGATGAGGCGCATCGATGA
- the raiA gene encoding ribosome-associated translation inhibitor RaiA: MYKVNISGQHVTVSDEVASYVKDSISSLERFSDQITSVNVNFTTEKHDTHKIIAEAQIHIPGADIFATSTADRSMSSAVDGMMSKLENQMRKHKSKMLDKAHSGNKSFVETDEERAKQDEFNALADRGVVTE; the protein is encoded by the coding sequence ATGTACAAAGTAAACATCAGTGGTCAACATGTTACAGTTTCAGACGAAGTAGCCAGTTACGTAAAAGATTCAATTTCAAGCTTAGAAAGATTTAGCGATCAAATCACTAGCGTGAATGTTAATTTCACAACCGAAAAACACGACACACATAAAATTATTGCCGAAGCGCAAATTCATATTCCAGGTGCCGATATTTTTGCAACATCAACAGCAGACCGTAGCATGTCAAGTGCCGTAGACGGCATGATGAGCAAACTAGAAAATCAAATGCGCAAACACAAAAGCAAAATGCTAGACAAAGCTCATTCAGGCAACAAGTCATTTGTTGAAACCGATGAAGAGCGCGCAAAACAAGACGAGTTTAATGCCTTGGCAGACCGAGGTGTAGTAACTGAATAA
- a CDS encoding HDOD domain-containing protein yields MDFNLLVDKVNSLPSLPQAYHKCCHLLEQEVTDSAALAKVVSTDPGMTMAVLRLVNSAFYSLPRKIERLDHAISIIGQNKFRDLILTAAVVEAMSKLAGGEINMEAFWRHSVLTGLLARRIGLYCYLPNSERLHIAGLLHDVGQLIYFNLLGTKAMKICELVSKLGVEPHVAERKVLGFDNHQVGEALCKAWNLPQWLTQIVAHHHEPEKSEHFVQEARVICLANKIAGQHFPGLTSLGSFNAVVKNQSAIDEIHTELSLSPEEIEMATEEGLGQLEGVLSSLIPDLSSVS; encoded by the coding sequence ATGGACTTTAATTTACTCGTCGATAAAGTTAATTCGCTGCCATCTCTACCTCAGGCATACCATAAGTGTTGCCATCTATTAGAGCAGGAAGTGACAGACTCGGCTGCTTTGGCGAAGGTGGTCAGTACGGATCCTGGGATGACGATGGCGGTGTTACGTCTAGTAAATAGCGCGTTTTATAGCTTACCGCGTAAAATTGAACGTTTAGATCACGCCATTTCTATTATTGGCCAAAATAAGTTCCGCGATCTTATCTTAACCGCCGCTGTGGTTGAGGCGATGTCAAAGCTAGCCGGCGGTGAAATCAATATGGAAGCCTTCTGGCGCCACAGCGTATTAACTGGCTTGCTGGCGCGAAGAATTGGACTCTATTGTTATTTGCCAAACAGTGAGCGCTTACATATTGCTGGGTTATTACATGACGTCGGGCAGTTAATTTACTTCAATTTGCTTGGCACTAAAGCAATGAAAATCTGTGAATTGGTGTCTAAATTGGGGGTTGAGCCACATGTGGCTGAGCGCAAAGTGCTTGGTTTTGACAACCACCAAGTGGGTGAAGCACTGTGTAAAGCGTGGAACTTACCGCAGTGGCTAACACAAATCGTTGCCCATCATCACGAGCCTGAGAAAAGCGAACATTTTGTGCAAGAGGCGAGAGTTATTTGTCTGGCCAATAAAATTGCGGGTCAACACTTTCCGGGACTTACGTCGTTAGGTTCCTTTAATGCCGTGGTAAAAAACCAAAGTGCTATCGACGAAATTCACACCGAGCTGAGTCTGTCACCGGAAGAAATTGAAATGGCAACGGAAGAAGGCTTGGGACAATTAGAAGGTGTGTTGTCCTCGTTAATCCCCGATTTAAGTAGTGTTAGCTAA
- a CDS encoding tRNA isopentenyl-2-thiomethyl-A-37 hydroxylase MiaE: MSNQQLLAPILNFLHCQTPDEWVQEAVKPENLPELLLDHLMCELKAGQTAMFLMRKYALDKSSCDVVMKWFEPYEQYVYKKVGSMEELAKYNPPLKKVVANSDDPFAQSLVDKMMLLIKEELHHFYQVLEIMEQRGIEYRNIRAGRYAKGMMKHVITHEPNTLIDKLIIGAYIEARSCERFAKIAPLLDDDLNKFYTSLLRSEARHYQDYLALAEMVAGKDISERIRFFGEVEAELILSADPDFKFHSGIPLSS, encoded by the coding sequence GTGTCGAATCAACAATTACTTGCGCCAATTTTAAACTTTTTACACTGTCAAACTCCCGATGAATGGGTACAAGAAGCCGTTAAGCCGGAAAATTTACCAGAGCTGTTGCTGGATCATTTGATGTGTGAATTAAAAGCAGGTCAAACAGCGATGTTTTTGATGCGTAAATATGCGCTTGATAAATCGAGCTGTGATGTGGTGATGAAGTGGTTCGAACCTTACGAACAGTATGTCTATAAAAAAGTGGGGTCTATGGAGGAGTTGGCTAAGTACAACCCGCCACTAAAAAAAGTGGTGGCCAATAGCGACGATCCATTTGCGCAATCTCTGGTGGACAAAATGATGCTTCTCATTAAAGAAGAGTTACATCACTTTTATCAAGTGTTAGAAATTATGGAACAGCGTGGTATTGAGTATCGCAATATTCGCGCAGGTCGCTACGCCAAAGGCATGATGAAGCACGTTATAACTCACGAGCCGAATACGCTTATCGATAAGCTTATTATCGGGGCTTATATCGAAGCACGCTCATGTGAGCGGTTTGCCAAGATAGCACCGCTACTCGATGATGATCTTAATAAATTCTATACCTCGTTATTACGCAGTGAAGCGCGCCATTACCAAGATTATTTAGCTTTAGCTGAAATGGTGGCAGGCAAAGATATTAGTGAACGTATTCGCTTTTTTGGTGAAGTGGAGGCTGAGCTAATTTTAAGCGCAGATCCAGATTTTAAGTTTCACAGTGGCATACCACTTTCTTCTTAA
- a CDS encoding cystathionine beta-lyase produces MKPDTRLIDSGREQKWTQGGVNPVLQRASTVVFDSVKDMKHATAKRAGDTLFYGRRGTTTTFALSQAMTELEGGAGCALYPCGTAAITSALLSFLKQGDHLLMVDTAYEPTRAFCDNMLKNLGIETTYYDPLIGSDIKTLIQPNTKVLFLESPGSNTMEIQDVPTLSKIAHQHDITVILDNTWGSGLLFKPFDYGVDISVQAATKYIVGHSDAMLGTATANEKHWPTLRENSYLLGQCAAPDDCYMALRGIRTLSVRMKQHQDSALKVAHWLKEQAIVKTVFHPAFEECPGHEFYKRDFSGSNGLFSFVVNCDDEAKIVAMLDSMQHFKMGFSWGGFESLILPVNGLDRLRTAKPWTESNRLIRVHIGLEDVDDLISDLAQGLAKLA; encoded by the coding sequence ATGAAACCTGATACTCGTTTAATTGATAGCGGTCGCGAACAAAAGTGGACCCAAGGCGGTGTTAACCCCGTTCTACAACGCGCTTCAACCGTTGTGTTTGACAGTGTGAAAGACATGAAACACGCCACAGCTAAGCGAGCTGGCGATACGCTGTTTTACGGACGTCGCGGCACTACAACTACCTTTGCCCTTTCCCAAGCGATGACAGAGCTTGAAGGCGGCGCGGGGTGTGCTCTTTATCCTTGTGGCACAGCGGCGATTACCAGTGCATTACTATCTTTTTTAAAGCAAGGCGATCACCTATTAATGGTAGATACCGCATATGAACCTACACGGGCGTTTTGCGACAACATGCTCAAAAACCTTGGCATTGAAACGACCTATTACGATCCACTGATTGGCAGCGACATTAAAACCCTCATCCAGCCCAATACCAAGGTCTTGTTCTTGGAATCGCCTGGCTCAAATACCATGGAAATTCAAGACGTACCAACGTTATCTAAGATCGCTCACCAACACGATATCACGGTTATTCTCGACAATACTTGGGGCAGTGGTTTACTGTTTAAGCCGTTTGATTACGGTGTAGATATCTCTGTACAAGCCGCCACCAAATACATCGTTGGCCATTCCGATGCCATGCTTGGCACAGCAACCGCCAACGAAAAACACTGGCCGACGTTACGTGAAAATAGCTACTTGTTAGGTCAATGCGCTGCGCCAGATGATTGCTACATGGCACTACGCGGTATTCGCACGTTGTCCGTGCGCATGAAACAGCATCAGGATAGCGCGCTAAAAGTCGCTCACTGGCTTAAAGAACAAGCCATAGTTAAAACCGTATTCCACCCAGCATTTGAAGAATGTCCGGGGCACGAGTTCTATAAACGCGATTTCAGTGGTTCAAATGGCTTATTCTCCTTTGTTGTAAATTGTGATGACGAAGCGAAAATTGTCGCCATGTTAGATAGCATGCAACACTTTAAAATGGGCTTTAGCTGGGGTGGATTTGAAAGTTTGATCCTACCGGTTAACGGTTTGGACAGATTGCGAACGGCTAAGCCTTGGACGGAATCAAATCGACTGATTCGCGTGCATATTGGGCTTGAAGATGTTGATGATCTCATCAGTGATCTTGCGCAAGGTTTGGCCAAGCTCGCATAA
- a CDS encoding multidrug effflux MFS transporter yields the protein MATTEGAKQPFFILILLVIFSPIAIDIYLPALPQIASDLVISNALAQDTITWFIFSLGLGQLFAGPLADRYGRRPVALTGIAIYISCSVIAYLAQSIDLLLLTRLCQGFGACATSVAAFACVRDSFGPERSGRMISYLNGAICFIPALAPILGSWLTSEFGWRSNFSFMVIFGIISLLLIGFNMKETRPSDTHVSKNLLSWQRYKSVLYHPTFLFHAIMCLLAMAVILAYVTSAPVYLMDQLGLTMAQFTWWFGINAVFNIAASLLAPKLMDKIGTFKALALGLFSLVFAGLLMIGLQSFNTAWAFMIPIIGSSIGFALVLGASAGKALAPFGDRAGTAAALLGLIQMSGAGLLVGLMQRSPLNDVDLLSVHMLLLLPCLFLLYSKLGKAWHFIK from the coding sequence ATGGCAACAACTGAGGGCGCTAAACAGCCTTTTTTCATTCTTATCTTACTCGTAATCTTTAGCCCAATTGCCATTGATATTTATTTGCCAGCACTGCCGCAAATAGCCAGCGATTTAGTCATTAGCAATGCGCTAGCGCAAGACACCATAACCTGGTTTATTTTTAGTCTTGGTTTAGGACAACTCTTTGCTGGGCCATTAGCGGATCGCTATGGCCGTAGACCCGTCGCACTTACTGGCATCGCCATCTACATTAGCTGTTCAGTCATTGCCTACCTAGCACAGAGCATCGATTTATTGCTACTTACAAGACTGTGCCAAGGATTCGGAGCCTGCGCTACCTCAGTCGCTGCTTTTGCTTGTGTTCGCGATAGCTTTGGCCCTGAGCGCAGTGGCAGAATGATCAGCTATCTCAATGGCGCTATCTGTTTTATTCCAGCCCTCGCGCCTATTCTAGGTAGCTGGCTTACTAGTGAATTTGGCTGGCGCAGCAACTTTAGCTTTATGGTGATTTTCGGGATAATCAGCTTGTTGTTGATCGGGTTCAACATGAAAGAAACTCGCCCTAGCGATACGCATGTCAGTAAAAACCTACTTAGTTGGCAGCGTTATAAAAGCGTACTTTATCATCCAACCTTTCTGTTCCACGCCATTATGTGCCTGCTGGCGATGGCGGTGATTTTGGCTTATGTAACATCCGCCCCAGTTTATCTTATGGATCAACTTGGTTTAACCATGGCGCAATTTACGTGGTGGTTTGGCATTAACGCCGTATTTAACATTGCCGCCAGTCTACTAGCACCAAAGCTGATGGATAAAATTGGTACTTTTAAAGCGCTTGCACTAGGGCTTTTCAGCTTAGTCTTTGCCGGACTATTAATGATAGGCCTGCAAAGCTTTAACACCGCTTGGGCGTTTATGATTCCGATTATTGGCTCATCGATTGGTTTTGCGCTGGTATTGGGGGCAAGTGCTGGTAAAGCTCTAGCACCATTTGGCGATCGCGCAGGCACGGCAGCGGCATTACTTGGCTTAATTCAAATGAGTGGTGCGGGATTACTGGTGGGCTTAATGCAGCGCAGCCCGCTCAATGATGTGGACTTACTTAGCGTGCACATGCTGTTATTGCTGCCGTGTTTATTCTTGCTTTACAGCAAACTCGGCAAGGCATGGCATTTTATTAAATAG
- a CDS encoding DNA-J related domain-containing protein, with amino-acid sequence MNMDIAKHSPITELLLKANSHDNPLTWPLLSLLEEQPQHWKVHYLVTALREKGLLQSLDEDENKDLFKRNFLTMNALYQLQLMLLPNQWLQVQAMDIFLSRSVPSHVELELQHDAALRDYYLDWENYDTSGDLIREMLKSFWHKYNNYIGETSPAVGREQALQVFGLESDATPRDIRKRWRKLALQHHPDRAGGDAAKFKQACRAWQTLRVE; translated from the coding sequence ATGAATATGGACATCGCTAAACACTCACCTATTACCGAGCTCTTACTCAAGGCAAACAGCCACGATAATCCGCTAACTTGGCCTCTTTTAAGCCTATTGGAAGAACAGCCGCAGCACTGGAAAGTGCACTATTTAGTAACGGCTTTGCGAGAGAAGGGGCTGTTGCAATCGCTTGACGAAGATGAAAACAAAGATTTGTTTAAGCGCAATTTCCTTACCATGAATGCTCTTTATCAATTGCAATTGATGTTATTACCTAATCAATGGTTGCAAGTTCAAGCAATGGATATTTTTCTATCGCGCTCTGTGCCGTCTCACGTTGAATTAGAGTTACAACACGATGCGGCATTGCGGGACTATTATCTGGACTGGGAAAATTACGACACCAGCGGCGATTTGATTAGGGAAATGCTCAAATCATTTTGGCACAAATATAATAACTATATTGGCGAGACATCACCAGCAGTCGGGCGCGAACAAGCGTTGCAGGTTTTTGGTTTAGAAAGTGATGCTACGCCGCGAGATATTCGCAAGCGCTGGCGCAAACTGGCGTTGCAACATCACCCCGATCGCGCTGGTGGCGACGCAGCAAAGTTCAAACAAGCTTGCCGCGCATGGCAAACCCTGCGTGTGGAATAG
- a CDS encoding TerB family tellurite resistance protein: MFKSLAQLFSHVNQQAPAPVVGLELAMAVLLYEVAAADDCIKPAEENAMLALFKTSFSLDEYAAQAMLDEAKTHQHNAVSLQEFTHILRQHLDRPQRVHFLYELWQVANSDDDIDVNEEHIIRRISDLLYLNHSDFIQAKLKVIE; encoded by the coding sequence ATGTTTAAATCCCTTGCCCAGCTCTTTTCTCATGTTAACCAGCAGGCGCCAGCTCCCGTGGTTGGTTTAGAATTAGCGATGGCTGTATTACTCTATGAAGTAGCTGCCGCTGACGATTGCATAAAACCTGCCGAAGAAAATGCAATGCTCGCGTTGTTCAAAACCAGTTTTTCACTTGACGAATACGCCGCACAAGCCATGTTAGATGAGGCCAAAACTCATCAACACAACGCCGTATCACTACAAGAATTCACTCATATTCTGCGCCAACACCTTGATCGCCCACAGCGCGTTCACTTTTTGTATGAACTATGGCAAGTGGCCAATTCAGATGATGATATCGATGTTAACGAAGAGCACATCATTCGCCGCATCAGCGATTTGCTCTATTTAAATCACAGTGATTTTATTCAGGCCAAATTAAAAGTTATCGAATAG
- a CDS encoding DNA polymerase II has translation MTAASQHGFLLTQQALDIGGKPVISCWLATPSGPIKLTIDGQQPVFFIATNQVANAQQALRDEGIDVQFKSLTMQTFDLQPVTALYFNNISDSRSASYLLKQALIMTYESDFRLDQRYLMERFICGGIEFQGQPISHPEYTEYRNVKIRPSQYKPTLSVLSLDIECSEKGVLYSIGLHAPSYQKVIMVGEPQQSHDYIEWVENEAALLEALEIAINKQDPDIIIGWNVINFDFRLLIKRAQYHGKKLRLGRGQSFALWRESNTDNNGYITLPGRVVIDGIDALKTATYQFASFSLDFVANELLNRGKLVENVHDRMAEINHNFKHDKPALAAYNLEDCALVNEIFAHTGLLEFLIFRSQLTGLLLDRVGGSVAAFTNLYLPKLHRAGYIAPNLPPDGGLASPGGYVMDSVPGLYDNVLVLDFKSLYPSIIRTFKVDPMGMVEGLNNPEVAIDGFKKAKFSRDKHFLPQIITDLWQQRDQAKKDNDNPRSQAIKILMSSFYGVLGSGGCRFYDTRLASSITMRGHQIIQQTAQWIEEKHQVIYGDTDSVFVLVGEGYTSEQANQIGIDLARDINQRWIDKLRSDFDIDCHMELEFETLYQRFVMPTIRGSEQGSKKRYAGMLYTSQGNKLVFKGLESVRSDWTQLARDVQQAVYQLVFDGEDPKDYILNIIEQVKQGQHDDKLVYTKRLRRELAQYVKNVPPQVKAARLADEKNKALGRPLQYQRKGSISYLITLNGPEPVDYLETTIDYEHYIEKQIAPIVDGILPFIGTSYAQITDVQMGLF, from the coding sequence ATGACTGCCGCTAGCCAACACGGATTTTTACTCACTCAGCAAGCCTTAGATATCGGCGGCAAGCCCGTCATATCATGCTGGCTTGCCACGCCGAGCGGCCCAATAAAATTAACTATCGACGGGCAGCAACCCGTCTTTTTCATTGCCACCAATCAAGTAGCAAACGCACAACAAGCATTGCGCGACGAAGGGATCGACGTTCAATTCAAATCCCTCACCATGCAAACCTTCGATTTACAGCCCGTTACGGCGTTGTATTTCAACAATATTAGCGATTCACGCAGTGCCAGCTATTTACTAAAACAAGCACTAATAATGACCTATGAGAGCGATTTCCGCCTCGATCAGCGCTATTTAATGGAACGCTTTATTTGCGGCGGCATTGAGTTTCAAGGCCAACCGATTAGCCACCCCGAATACACCGAATATCGCAACGTTAAGATCCGTCCAAGTCAATACAAGCCGACGTTATCGGTGCTGTCATTAGATATCGAATGTAGTGAAAAAGGTGTGCTTTATTCCATTGGTCTTCACGCGCCAAGCTATCAAAAGGTCATTATGGTCGGTGAGCCACAACAGAGCCATGATTACATTGAGTGGGTAGAAAACGAAGCTGCTCTGCTCGAAGCCCTCGAAATCGCTATTAACAAGCAAGATCCCGATATTATCATCGGCTGGAACGTCATTAATTTCGATTTTAGGTTACTGATCAAACGCGCCCAATACCACGGCAAAAAACTCCGTCTTGGTCGCGGTCAAAGCTTTGCGTTGTGGCGAGAATCTAACACCGACAACAACGGTTATATCACCCTACCCGGCCGCGTGGTCATTGACGGCATTGACGCCCTTAAAACTGCCACCTATCAATTTGCCAGTTTCAGTTTAGATTTTGTGGCCAATGAATTATTAAACCGAGGTAAACTGGTTGAAAACGTCCATGATCGAATGGCGGAAATTAATCATAACTTTAAGCATGACAAACCAGCGCTTGCCGCCTATAACCTTGAAGATTGCGCCTTAGTAAACGAAATTTTCGCCCACACTGGCTTACTTGAATTTCTCATTTTCCGCAGCCAATTGACCGGATTATTACTCGATCGCGTCGGCGGCTCGGTGGCTGCTTTTACCAACCTCTATTTGCCCAAATTACATCGCGCAGGGTACATTGCGCCTAACTTGCCGCCCGATGGAGGCCTTGCCAGCCCCGGTGGCTATGTCATGGATTCGGTGCCGGGTCTGTACGACAACGTATTGGTGTTGGATTTTAAGAGTCTATATCCGTCAATCATTCGCACATTTAAAGTTGATCCCATGGGCATGGTAGAAGGCCTTAACAATCCCGAAGTTGCTATCGATGGCTTTAAAAAAGCCAAGTTCTCACGCGATAAACACTTTCTACCGCAAATCATCACCGATTTATGGCAACAACGAGATCAAGCCAAAAAAGACAACGACAACCCGCGCTCACAAGCCATTAAGATTCTAATGAGTTCGTTTTACGGCGTATTAGGCTCTGGCGGCTGCCGCTTCTACGATACGCGCCTTGCTAGCTCGATAACGATGCGCGGTCACCAGATTATTCAGCAAACAGCACAGTGGATAGAAGAAAAGCATCAAGTGATCTACGGCGATACCGATTCTGTTTTTGTGTTGGTTGGCGAAGGCTACACCAGTGAACAAGCCAATCAAATCGGCATTGATTTAGCGCGCGATATCAACCAGCGCTGGATCGATAAACTGCGCAGTGATTTCGACATCGATTGCCACATGGAGTTAGAGTTTGAAACCCTGTATCAGCGCTTTGTGATGCCGACGATCCGCGGCTCAGAACAAGGCAGTAAAAAACGCTACGCGGGCATGCTGTATACATCGCAAGGCAATAAGCTGGTGTTTAAAGGATTGGAAAGTGTGCGCTCTGATTGGACACAGCTTGCCCGCGATGTCCAACAAGCGGTTTATCAATTAGTGTTTGATGGCGAAGATCCTAAAGATTACATCTTAAATATCATCGAACAAGTTAAACAAGGTCAACACGACGACAAACTCGTCTACACCAAACGTCTACGCCGTGAATTAGCGCAATACGTTAAAAACGTGCCACCGCAAGTAAAAGCCGCCCGCCTTGCCGACGAGAAAAACAAAGCGCTGGGTAGACCACTGCAATATCAGCGCAAAGGAAGCATTAGTTATTTGATAACGTTAAATGGGCCTGAGCCCGTGGATTATTTGGAAACTACTATCGATTATGAGCATTACATCGAAAAACAAATTGCGCCAATAGTGGATGGGATCTTACCCTTTATTGGCACAAGCTACGCACAAATTACCGATGTGCAGATGGGACTATTTTAG
- a CDS encoding XRE family transcriptional regulator has protein sequence MTTDIYPSMTVADNEQKERPVEKMQLGKQVKAIRKQNNLTLEEAGKLTGLARSTLSKIENEQISPTFAVMQKLAAGLNIDIPQLFTKPEKAQATGRRDITKSGQGVPHLTPTYEHELLSTQLSQKKMMPYRSRVHARSFDDYGDWVRHEGEEFLLVIEGEVELYTEFYEPTKLGVGDSAYYDAMMGHCLISTSKEDALILWVTTS, from the coding sequence ATGACTACTGATATTTACCCTTCGATGACTGTTGCCGATAATGAACAAAAAGAGCGTCCGGTAGAAAAGATGCAATTGGGTAAGCAAGTCAAAGCCATCCGTAAGCAAAACAATTTGACGTTAGAAGAAGCAGGAAAACTAACAGGACTCGCGCGTTCAACGCTGTCTAAAATTGAAAATGAGCAGATTTCGCCGACCTTTGCTGTTATGCAGAAGTTAGCAGCGGGTTTGAACATCGATATTCCGCAGCTATTTACCAAACCAGAGAAAGCTCAAGCAACGGGACGTCGCGATATTACAAAGTCGGGGCAAGGTGTGCCGCATTTAACGCCGACATATGAACACGAATTGTTATCGACACAATTAAGCCAAAAGAAGATGATGCCTTATCGCTCACGCGTTCATGCACGCTCATTCGACGATTACGGAGATTGGGTACGTCACGAAGGCGAAGAATTTTTATTGGTGATTGAAGGTGAGGTGGAGCTGTACACCGAGTTTTATGAGCCAACTAAGTTAGGCGTTGGTGATAGTGCTTATTACGATGCCATGATGGGGCATTGTTTGATTTCTACCTCGAAAGAAGACGCGCTGATTTTATGGGTAACGACGAGCTAG